In the Theobroma cacao cultivar B97-61/B2 chromosome 1, Criollo_cocoa_genome_V2, whole genome shotgun sequence genome, one interval contains:
- the LOC18612257 gene encoding scarecrow-like protein 23, translated as MLQSLVPQSPINSNPSSNPNSSMKSKRVERDVSAATGDHSSADDPSTKRPNFSSGDKTAANEQEDTVIEGESTGLRLLGLLLQCAECVAMDNLEDATDLLPEISELSSPFGSSPERVGAYFAHALQARVVSSCLRAYSPLDTKSLTLTQSQKIFNALQSYNSISPLVKFSHFTANQAIFQALDGEDRVHVIDLDIMQGLQWPGLFHILASRSKKIRSMRITGFGSSSELLESTGRRLADFATSLGLPFEFHPLEGKIGNVTDLSQLGVQSSEAVVVHWMHHCLYDITGSDLGTLRLLTLVKPKLITIVEQDLSHGGSFLGRFVEALHYYSALFDALGDGLGLDSLERHMVEQQLFGSEIRNIVAVGGPKRTGEVKVERWGEELRRVGFRPVSLGGNPAAQASLLLGMFPWKGYTLVEENGCLKLGWKDLSLLTASAWQPSD; from the coding sequence ATGCTTCAAAGCTTAGTTCCTCAATCTCCAATCAATTCCAACCCCAGCTCCAATCCTAACTCCTCGATGAAGTCAAAGCGCGTCGAAAGAGACGTCTCCGCCGCCACCGGCGACCATTCCTCCGCCGATGATCCTTCCACTAAGCGTCCTAACTTCTCCTCCGGTGACAAAACGGCCGCCAATGAACAGGAAGACACTGTAATCGAAGGTGAGTCAACGGGGCTAAGACTTTTAGGTCTCCTGCTCCAATGCGCTGAGTGCGTTGCCATGGATAACCTCGAGGATGCCACCGATCTTTTACCTGAAATCTCGGAGCTCTCTTCTCCCTTCGGCTCATCTCCCGAACGCGTCGGCGCGTACTTTGCACACGCACTCCAGGCGCGTGTGGTGAGTTCTTGCTTAAGAGCCTATTCTCCTCTCGACACCAAGTCGCTTACCTTAACTCAGTCCCAAAAGATCTTCAATGCTTTGCAATCTTATAATTCGATAAGTCCTTTGGTCAAATTCTCTCACTTTACCGCCAATCAAGCCATCTTCCAAGCCTTGGACGGTGAAGATCGTGTCCACGTCATTGATCTCGACATTATGCAAGGTCTCCAATGGCCAGGATTGTTCCATATCCTCGCTTCCCGGTCCAAAAAGATCCGTTCAATGAGAATCACCGGGTTCGGATCCTCTTCGGAGCTCCTCGAGTCGACCGGGAGAAGACTCGCCGATTTCGCGACTTCATTGGGGTTGCCATTCGAGTTTCATCCGTTGGAGGGCAAAATCGGAAATGTAACAGATCTGAGTCAACTCGGGGTGCAGTCGAGTGAAGCCGTGGTGGTTCACTGGATGCATCATTGCTTGTACGATATTACGGGGAGTGATTTAGGGACGTTGAGATTGTTGACTTTGGTGAAGCCGAAATTAATCACGATCGTCGAACAGGACCTGAGTCACGGGGGTAGTTTTCTAGGGAGGTTCGTGGAGGCATTGCATTATTACAGCGCGTTGTTCGACGCGCTTGGGGACGGATTAGGTCTGGACAGCCTCGAAAGGCACATGGTGGAACAGCAGCTGTTCGGGAGCGAGATAAGGAACATCGTGGCAGTAGGTGGGCCCAAGAGGACGGGTGAGGTTAAAGTGGAGAGATGGGGCGAAGAGTTGAGACGGGTCGGTTTCCGACCCGTATCGTTGGGTGGAAACCCGGCGGCCCAAGCTAGCCTTCTGCTAGGGATGTTCCCATGGAAAGGATACACCCTGGTGGAGGAAAATGGGTGCCTCAAGTTGGGGTGGAAGGATTTGTCTTTGTTGACTGCCTCAGCGTGGCAGCCGTCCGATTAA
- the LOC18612256 gene encoding 60S ribosomal protein L27-3 gives MVKFLKPNKAVIVLQGRYAGRKAVIVKSFDDGTRERAYGHCLVAGVKKYPSKVIRKDSAKKTAKKSRVKCFIKLVNYQHLMPTRYTLDVDLKDVVTVDALQTKDKKVAACKATKERFEERFKTGKNRWFFTKLRF, from the coding sequence ATGGTGAAGTTTCTTAAACCCAACAAGGCCGTCATCGTCCTCCAAGGCAGATATGCCGGACGCAAAGCCGTGATCGTGAAATCCTTCGACGACGGCACACGTGAACGCGCATACGGCCACTGTTTGGTTGCAGGGGTAAAGAAGTACCCAAGCAAGGTTATTCGAAAGGACTCCGCCAAGAAAACAGCCAAGAAGTCACGCGTCAAGTGCTTCATCAAGCTCGTGAATTACCAGCATCTGATGCCCACGCGTTACACCCTCGACGTGGACTTGAAAGACGTGGTCACCGTCGATGCTCTTCAGACAAAGGACAAGAAAGTGGCTGCCTGCAAGGCAACTAAGGAGAGGTTTGAAGAGAGGTTCAAGACTGGAAAGAACAGGTGGTTCTTTACTAAGCTTAGGTTTTAA